Proteins encoded within one genomic window of Pseudorasbora parva isolate DD20220531a chromosome 3, ASM2467924v1, whole genome shotgun sequence:
- the LOC137072017 gene encoding chemerin-like receptor 1 — MRLCNNIPVLDLDLVQNHDFLKLKLQRVLQPSERNLNIQCMVFTFIFRVLSDGHSLLIFFILHCCCQRIYKMSADHSNRTSEESDYDSIISILESVDNTSIKQYQYEIRMTYFISYCVILILGVTLNFIVIVIIIFRKFKSFQAVAIWIMALAVTHLVSCTSVVFQLLYAYNDFKWNYGIASCKLSSFITYGSMFFTATMLSLWSIQPILAKLLCMCKKESNNCSIILISLSWTIAAVLACPSLFSREVRYLQCIDDYDFDDSRTTPEGVTRLKAVVVMRFLLGLVVPALVMFLSCCVTSSHNNFFVCKKQAQIICALKIAYFVFWGPQIVLTMLQATVSNSLSTSMPEYGLPAATVLATTHLFTCPLIYMLLGRSFKMNWIEHDPDHNDNRVCHEREMGIL, encoded by the exons ATGCGATTGTGTAACAACATTCCTGTGTTGGATTTGGATCTTGTCCAAAACCATGATTTCCTGAAGCTCAAATTGCAGCGTGTCCTGCAGCCGTCGGAAAGAAACTTAAATATTCAGTGCATGGTTTTTACTTTCATATTCAGAGTTCTCTCAGATGGACACAGTCTTCTGATTTTCTTCATTCTGCACTGTTGCTGTCAAAG GATTTACAAGATGTCTGCAGATCACAGTAACAGGACCAGTGAAGAGTCAGACTATGATTCTATCATTTCAATACTTGAAAGTGTAGACAATACAAGCATTAAGCAGTACCAATATGAGATCAGGATGACATACTTCATTTCATATTGTGTTATTCTCATCCTTGGCGTCACCCTTAATTTCATCGTGattgtcatcatcatcttcCGGAAATTCAAGAGTTTTCAGGCGGTTGCCATTTGGATTATGGCGTTGGCTGTAACACATTTAGTCTCCTGTACATCAGTTGTGTTTCAGCTTCTGTATGCTTACAATGACTTTAAATGGAATTACGGAATTGCAAGCTGCAAGCTGTCATCCTTTATCACCTACGGCAGTATGTTCTTCACGGCAACCATGCTGAGTCTCTGGAGCATTCAACCTATTCTTGCAAAACTTTTGTGCATGTGTAAAAAGGAGAGCAATAATTGTAGCATCATTCTGATTTCACTGTCTTGGACCATAGCAGCAGTCTTGGCATGTCCTTCGCTATTTTCCAGAGAGGTCCGATATCTTCAGTGCATTGATGACTATGACTTTGATGATTCCAGAACAACTCCAGAAGGCGTCACAAGGCTGAAGGCTGTTGTTGTCATGCGATTTCTCCTCGGGCTAGTAGTGCCAGCTTTGGTAATGTTTCTTAGCTGCTGTGTGACATCATCtcacaacaatttttttgtgtgcaaaaagcAGGCCCAGATCATCTGTGCTCTAAAGATTGCCTACTTTGTTTTCTGGGGCCCTCAAATTGTCTTAACTATGCTTCAAGCAACTGTAAGCAACAGCCTGAGTACAAGTATGCCAGAATATGGACTTCCAGCAGCTACTGTCCTGGCCACAACCCACCTCTTTACCTGCCCACTCATCTATATGTTACTGGGACGCAGTTTTAAAATGAATTGGATAGAGCATGACCCAGATCACAATGATAATAGGGTGTGTCATGAGAGGGAAATGGGGATCTTATAG